In a genomic window of Zingiber officinale cultivar Zhangliang chromosome 9B, Zo_v1.1, whole genome shotgun sequence:
- the LOC122025485 gene encoding AT-hook motif nuclear-localized protein 17-like: MFFDNFLEKKMTQSSKQGEEVMLRVHFQQLQHGNQYYERPAEYSVCEDSSRFTRGEIRKHYKLEGEQDGAGEKRILAAGDGATIEVAKRRRGRPPGSKNKPKPADFAEDTAQPPSAAASSGMGCHVLEIPSGGDVVDSLERFARQRGLGVCVLGASGAVSNVALLQPPDATVAFRGRFEILSMSATVLPPAMAALGSTRTTVSVSMAAPGGHVMGGTVAGPLTAAGTVVVVTAGFANPTFHQLPAEDDVSVSVSVSGGSDEAEENKHQSKHRMPIYSGHVSPDVVWPTASRPPLPPPY; encoded by the coding sequence ATGTTCTTCGAcaatttcttggagaagaagatgacGCAGAGCAGCAAGCAGGGCGAGGAGGTCATGCTGCGGGTTCACTTCCAGCAGCTGCAGCATGGTAATCAGTACTACGAGAGACCGGCGGAGTATTCCGTCTGCGAGGACAGCTCGCGCTTCACCAGGGGAGAGATTAGGAAGCATTACAAGCTGGAAGGAGAGCAGGACGGGGCGGGGGAGAAAAGGATACTGGCTGCAGGGGACGGGGCGACGATCGAGGTGGCCAAGCGCCGGCGCGGACGCCCTCCGGGATCCAAGAATAAGCCCAAACCGGCTGATTTTGCGGAGGATACGGCGCAGCCGCCTTCGGCGGCGGCGTCGTCCGGCATGGGGTGCCACGTGCTCGAGATCCCTAGCGGCGGGGACGTGGTTGACTCGCTGGAGCGCTTCGCGCGCCAGCGAGGCCTCGGGGTATGCGTGCTAGGAGCCTCCGGCGCCGTCTCGAACGTGGCGCTACTGCAGCCGCCGGATGCTACGGTGGCGTTCCGCGGCCGGTTCGAGATCCTGTCGATGTCCGCGACGGTCCTGCCACCGGCGATGGCGGCGCTGGGATCTACCAGGACGACGGTGTCGGTGTCCATGGCAGCACCAGGGGGGCATGTGATGGGCGGGACGGTGGCCGGGCCTCTGACTGCGGCGGGGACAGTGGTGGTCGTCACGGCGGGGTTCGCGAACCCGACATTCCACCAGCTGCCGGCAGAGGACGATGTCTCCGTGTCCGTCTCCGTTTCCGGAGGGAGCGATGAAGCGGAGGAGAACAAGCATCAAAGCAAACACCGGATGCCCATCTACAGCGGTCACGTGTCGCCGGACGTCGTTTGGCCGACTGCCTCCCGGCCGCCGCTGCCTCCGCCTTACTGA